The DNA segment CCGATATTTCGCAAGTAGGTGGTTACCCAGAATACAAAGGAAAACCTTATGTTGATACCGACAAAGACGGAATGCCGGATGCTTGGGAGAAAAGATACGGACTGAATCCAAAAGATCCATCGGATGCCAAAGGAGATTTAAACAACGATGGCTATTCCAATATCGAAGATTACATCAATGGGAATAACCCTGCGATAAAAGTAGATTGGAAAGATTTAGCCAATAATAAAGAAACATTGGTTAGACCTTTGTTGGATTAAGGTTTTAACCGCAAAGACACAAGGTCGCAAAGAAATAAGTATAACAATAATCAAGTCTCGGCTCCTCCTTTGGAGAGGGCTGGGGTGAGGTTTTATACTTTCAATCATAAAATTTTTAAGATGAAGTCAATAAAAAAAATAAGTCTGTTGTTCCTGCTTTTTGCTTTTTGCAAACTAAGTGCTCAACAGCATGCAGATCCAGAATACATCAAGGTTACCAATGAAAGAGCGGCGAAAATTGTCGAAAAACTAGCCTTGGGAAATAAGGAAAAAGAAGCGTCCGTGACCAATATCATTGCACAACAATTCCGTGATTTAAGCAAAATACAAGACGCAAGAGATGCCCAAATCAAGAAAGTGAAAGAAGACGCTACTTTGTCTAAAGAAAAGCAAAACGCGGCTGTTGAAAAATTGAAAGCCGACGCAGAAAAATCAATCGATAAATTGCACAAATCCTATTTAAATAAATTAGGAAAGCAAATAAACGAAGCTAAAATTACCGAAGTCAAAGACGGAATGACCTATGGCGTTTTGCCAATTACTGTTGATGGTTATAACGATATGTTGCCTAATTTAACTGAAGCACAAAAAAAATACATTTATGATGCTTTGGTCGAAGCCAGAGAACACGCAATGGACGGTGGTTCATCCAAAGAAAAACACGCTTGGTTTGGTAAATACAAAGGAAGAATCAATAATTATTTATCGAAAGAAGGATACGACTTGAACAAAGAAAGCGCAGATTGGCATAAACGTTTGGAAGAACGCGAAAAAGCTAAAGCGGCTAAATAATTTACTAGTGATTAGCTTTTAGTAATTAGCTCTCAATATCAGCTATTCACTAAAGTCTAATCACTAAATATAACTCTCAATAAGGATTCCAATGGGTAACATTTTACAAAAAAACAGTTTACAAAGTACGATGACGGCAGTTATTCTCTGCCTGACTTTTTCATCCGCTTTTGCCCAATATCCAGAAATTCCAAAAGAACTTCAAGCCAAGACGGATTCTATTTTGGCCAAAGAAGAAATCCGTTTGGGAGAAATCTGGAAAAATAATGCAAACATTCTTAAAGAAGAAGCAAAACACGGCAAACCTTATTTGCCTTGGGCTTCCTATCCTAAAGATTTTGTACCTGCCGAAATTCCGGCATTTCCGGGAGCTGAAGGTGGTGGTGCATATACTCAAGGTGGTCGTGGCGGAAAAATTTTCGTAGTAACCAGCTTGGAAGACAGCGGAAAAGGAACTTTCAGGGAAGCTTGCGAAGCAGTGGGTGCGAGGACCATTGTATTCAACGTTTCGGGAATTATCCACTTGAAAAACCGCATCAGTATGCGAGCGCCTTATGTGACCATTGCGGGACAAACTGCACCGGGCGACGGAATTTGTATTGCTGGCGAAACTTTAGAAATCGATACGCACGATGTTATTATTCGTCATATGCGTTTTCGTCGAGGTGCTACCGATGTGACTCGAAGAGACGATGCGTTGGGCGGAAATCCAATGGGCAATCTTATCATTGATCACTGCTCGGTAAGTTGGGGTTTGGATGAGAATATTTCACTTTACAGACACCAATTTAAAGCCAATGAAAAATCAACTTTAGATAAATTACCAGCGGTTAATATTACCATTCAAAACACCATTTCTTCGGAAGGAATGGATACTTACAATCACGCTTTCGGAAGTACGATTGGCGGATTAAATAGCACCTTTATGCGAAATTTATGGGCCGATAACATTTCCAGAAATGCTTCTATCGGAATGTATGGCGACTTTAATTTTGTAAACAACGTGATTTTCAATTGGTGGAATCGTTCCTTGGATGGCGGCGATTATCGTTCGTTGTTCAACATCATCAACAATTATTTCAAACCGGGACCAATAACCCCAACGGATCAACCCATTCGTTACAGAATCCTGAAACCAGAATCGGGTTATATGAAGCCAAAAACCTTTGGTCGTGCTTATGTTTCTGGTAATTATATCGATGGTTCTCCAGAAGTTACCGCCGATAACTGGAATGGCGGAATTCAATTGGAAGACTTTTCTTTACAGGCTTCAAAAGAATATTTGGAACTAATCAAACAGCCAAAACCATTTCCAATGCCCCAGTTTAAAATAATGTCTGCAGAAGAAGCATACGAATTTGTATTAAATAATGTTGGTGCAAACATCCCCAAAAGAGATGCCGTTGACGAACGCATTATCAAACAAGTTCGTACCGGAAAAATTGAGGTTAAAGACGGATTGGAAAATGCAATTGGGAAAGAATTTATCAAAAGAAGATTGCCTGCCGATTCCTATAAAAAAGGAATCATCACGCATCCAGACCAAGTGGGCGGTTATCCAGATTACAAAGGAAAAGCCTATAAAGACTCGGATAATGATGGAATTCCTGATGCTTGGGAAATTAAATACGGCTTGAATCCAAAAGACGCCTCCGATGCGAACAAAGATTTGAATGGCGATGGTTATACCAATTTGGAAAAATATTTTAACGGTATCGATCCAACTAAAAAAACAGATTGGAAGAAAGCCGAAAATAACATTGATACATTGGCGAAGTCCAAAGGATTATTGCAATAAAATTTTAAATTTATACCTGGAAGGTTTCTAAAACCGGTCAGGTCTAAATTATAAACTCAAATAATATTTTAAAGTGAATTTTATCCAACTAAAAAATATAATTTCTTTCCAAAAAGGTAAAATGATTTTGTCTGCTTTTGCTTTGCTTTTTTGCATCTGCATTGGAATGGCACAAAACACATTTCCCGATATTATAAAAACCAAAGAAGGAAAACTTTCTTTCAAGGCCGACAATCAAGGAAACCAAATTCCTGATTTTTCGTATGCCGGATATATGGCTTCTGAAAAAGCAATTCCGAATGTCGAAAACAAAATTTTTGTTCCAAAACAAGAACAAGATGCTACTCAAATTATCCAAGCTGCGATTGATTATGTAAGTGCATTAAAACCAAACAAGTCCGGTTTTCGTGGTGCGGTTCTTTTGGACAAAGGCACTTTTAAAATCAGCGGCACTTTATACATCAAAACTTCAGGAGTTGTCTTGCGAGGAAGCGGCAACAATGAGAATGGAACAATATTGTTGGGAACTGGATTGAAAAGAGAATCGGTAATCCGCGTTCTTGGAGTCGATGACAAAAAATTGGGAGAAACTTTTGAATTCAATACAACTTATACACCACTTGGAACTCAAAAAATCCAATTGAAAAATGCTTCCAAACTAAAAGTTTCCGACGAAATCATCATTAGCAAAGCTTTGACCGATAATTGGATCAAGGAATTAAAGATGGACGATTTTGGAGCAGAAACGGCTTGGATTGGCTGGAAAAAAAATGATTGGGACATCAGTTGGAATAGAGTCGTGACTATAATCAACGGCAATGAAGTGACCTTGAATGCTCCTTTGACAATGGCTTTGGACGATGTTTATGGAACTTCAACAGCAACAACATACATTTGGTCAGGAAGAATAGAACATATCGGAATCGAAAATATTTTGATGAAATCGACTTTCAATGCTTCCAATCCAAAAGATGAAGAGCATAGGTGGCAAGCCATTAGCATCGAAAACGCAAAGAATATTTGGGTGAAACAAGTAAATTTCAAGCATTTTGCTGGAGGTGCAGTTTCAGTATTAAAATCAGCCCAACAAATTACGGTGGAAGATTGTATTGCAACCGAACCTATTTCGGAAATTGCAGGATTCAGAAGACTTACTTTTTATACTGAAGGCCAACAAACCTTGTTCCAACGTTGCTACTCCGAAAATGGGTACCACGATTTTGCAGTGGGCGGTTTTGGAACTACGGGACCCAATGTTTTTGTACAATGCGAATCGCATTTGCCTTTCAATAATAGCGGAGCCATTGGCAGTTGGGCAACGGGCGTTTTATTTGATATTGCTTATATTGATGGCAATGCTTTGAGCTATAACAACCGAGAGCAAAACGGTAGAGGCGCTGGTTGGACGGCCGCCAATAGCGTAATTTGGGAAACTTCGGCTTCTAAAATTGAATGTTACACTCCACCGACGGCACAAAACTGGGCGTTTGGAGTTTGGGGCGGAATTATGGCAGGGTACTGTCATTGGAAAGAGGTAAATGGTCATATCAATCCTAGAAGTTTGTTTTATGCACAGTTAGCGAATAGACTTGAAAAACTTCCCGTAGATCCTCATATTTACGATTTAGGTTCGGAGCCTTCTTCAAGTCCTACAGTGGAAGTCGCAATGGAATTAACTAAAAATTCAGTCGCTGAAAAACAGACTTTACCAGAATTTATTGCTGAAGTTTCTAAAGCCAATCCAATTAACACGAACGCTTCAGGTCTTAAAAATGCCAACGATTTAAAAATAAATGCAATAATTGCTGACAATAAATCGAAAGTAATAACCCAAAACGGTTGGCTGACTTATGAAGGCAAATTAATTGCAGGAAACCGATTGAGCGTGCCTTGGTGGCGAGGAAGTCTTAGGGATAGCGATATATCCAAAGCATCACCAAGCGTTACCAGATTTGTTCCGGGTAGAATCGGTACGGGACTTACGGACAATATCGATGAAGTGGTGGATTATTTGAACGCCAATAATATGGTAGCTTTAGAGCATAATTATGGTTTGTGGTACGAACGAAGAATGGACGATCACGAACGCGTTCGCCGTTTCGATGCCGATGTATGGCCACCGTTTTACGAACAGCCATTTGCGAGAAGCGGACAGGATTTGGCTTGGGATCAATTGAGTAAATACGATTTGACCAAATTCAATGATTGGTATTGGAATCGTTTGGCTCTTTTTGCCAATTTAGCGGAAACGAACGGTCAAATGTTGGTTAATCAACAGTATTTTCAGCATAATATTATAGAAGCTGGAGCGCATTGGTCAAGTTCTCCTTGGCGTTCGGCCAATAATATCAACAGCACCGGTTTTCCTGAACCGCCGCCGTATGCTGGAGACAAACGTATTTTTATGGCGGAACAATTTTATGATGTTACCAATCCAGTTCGAAGAAAATTGCACCAAGGTTTCATCCGAAAATCATTCGAAAACTTTCAAGACAATTCCAATGTAATTCAATTGACAAGTGCCGAATATACAGGGCCACTTCATTTTATGGAATTTTGGTTGGATGAAGCCCAAAAATGGAAAACCGAAACCGGTAAAAAAGGAATTATCGGCTTGAGTGCCACCAAAGATGTGCAAGACGCTATTTTGAACGATGCCAACAGAGCCAAAACGGTGGATGCCATTGACATTCGTTATTGGTATTACAAAGAAGACGGAACTGCTTATGCTCCACAAGGTGGTGTAAATTTAGCACCAAGACAACACGCTCGAAAATTGAAAACCGGAAAAGAAACCGATGACCAAGTTTACAGGGCAGTTCGTGAATATCGTGAGAAGTATCCAGAAAAAGTAATCTTGTATTCTACAGATGGTTCTTCCCGATTTGGATGGTCGGTTTTAATGGCCGGAGGGTCATTACCAAATATACCAAAAATTCAACTTTCTGCTTTCTATTCGGCCATTAGTGGTATGAAATTTGTAAATGGAACCACGTTTTCAGATGCTGTTTGGAAGCTTGAAAATAAAGGGAAAGCCTATCTTTTTTATGCAAAAAATTCCCAAGACGTTTCAATTGACCTTTCCGAATTCAAAGGAGATTTCGAAGTGTATTCAATAAATGCAACAACCGGAAGCGTATTGAAAAATACAAACATCAGCGGAGGAAAAACGGTGGTGATTCCCGCTTCTGAAGTGAAGGAAAAAGTACTGTTCGTGGTAAAGAAAAATTAATTACAGATTTTAAGACTATCGGTGAAAATCCGTTTAATCCGTAAAATCTGTGGCCTAAAATAAATATTAACAATATCCACTTTCGGCTCCCTCTCCTTTGGAGAGGGCTGGGCTGAGGTTTTAAAAACAAACAAAATGAATCTGAAAATTAAATATTTATACACCCTTTGTATAAGCTTGATGTTTACTGCACAAAGCGGATTTTCGCAATCCAAAAACTTACCAAAACTTAAAGTTTCTGAAAATCAACATTATTTTGTTACCGAAGACGGAAAGCCATTTTTCTGGTTGGGAGACACGGGCTGGCTGACATTCGGAAAATTAGACAGAGAAGGCGTGGTAAAATATTTGGAAGATAGAAAAGCAAAAGGATTCAATGTCGTTCAGGTAATGGTGTTGCATAATGTGAATGCTGTAAATGCTTATGGCGATCAGGCATTAATGAATGATAATCTGTCGTATCAGATTACTTCACCGGGCAATGATCCAAACAATGCTCCCGAATACGATTACTGGGATCACGTTGATTACACCTTGGAAGTAGCCCAAAAAAACGGAATCTATTTAGCAATGGTTCCGGTTTGGGGAACTAATATAAGTAGTGCTAAAAGCAACGTTACGAAAGCGGATGTTGAAAAATACGCCAAGTTTTTAGCTGACAGATATAAAAACAAAACCAATGTAATCTGGCTGAACGGTGGCGATACCTACGGAGATAAATTTCAGGACATTTGGAACGCACTCGGAAGTATATTAAAAACAAGTAACCCGAATCAGTTAGTGACTTTTCACCCATTCGGAAGAACCGATTCATCAGAGAATTATCATAATGCAAGCTGGCTGGATTTCAATATGTTCCAATCAGGACACAGAAGATATGATCAGGATTCGGTGAAACCATTCAAAGAAGACAATTTCAAGTTTGTGCATAGAGACTGGGATTTAAAACCAACAAAACCAACCCTTGACGGAGAACCATCTTACGAGGGAATTCCACACGGTTTGCACGATACTTTGCAGCCATTATGGAAAGCTAGCGATGTGAGACGTTACGGTTATTGGTCTGTTTTTGCAGGAGCAGCGGGTTATACTTACGGTCATAATGCCGTGATGCAAATGTTCAGAAAAGGCGACAAACCAGCTTATGGGAATAAAATTTTATGGAATGACGCCATCAATGCACCGGGAGCGGGACAAATGGTGCACATCAAAAATCTGATGTTGGAGTTTCCGTATTTGGAAAGAGTTCCAGACCAAAGTTTAATCGCGAATCAAGGTCA comes from the Flavobacterium limnophilum genome and includes:
- a CDS encoding DUF3826 domain-containing protein, which produces MKSIKKISLLFLLFAFCKLSAQQHADPEYIKVTNERAAKIVEKLALGNKEKEASVTNIIAQQFRDLSKIQDARDAQIKKVKEDATLSKEKQNAAVEKLKADAEKSIDKLHKSYLNKLGKQINEAKITEVKDGMTYGVLPITVDGYNDMLPNLTEAQKKYIYDALVEAREHAMDGGSSKEKHAWFGKYKGRINNYLSKEGYDLNKESADWHKRLEEREKAKAAK
- a CDS encoding polysaccharide lyase, which codes for MGNILQKNSLQSTMTAVILCLTFSSAFAQYPEIPKELQAKTDSILAKEEIRLGEIWKNNANILKEEAKHGKPYLPWASYPKDFVPAEIPAFPGAEGGGAYTQGGRGGKIFVVTSLEDSGKGTFREACEAVGARTIVFNVSGIIHLKNRISMRAPYVTIAGQTAPGDGICIAGETLEIDTHDVIIRHMRFRRGATDVTRRDDALGGNPMGNLIIDHCSVSWGLDENISLYRHQFKANEKSTLDKLPAVNITIQNTISSEGMDTYNHAFGSTIGGLNSTFMRNLWADNISRNASIGMYGDFNFVNNVIFNWWNRSLDGGDYRSLFNIINNYFKPGPITPTDQPIRYRILKPESGYMKPKTFGRAYVSGNYIDGSPEVTADNWNGGIQLEDFSLQASKEYLELIKQPKPFPMPQFKIMSAEEAYEFVLNNVGANIPKRDAVDERIIKQVRTGKIEVKDGLENAIGKEFIKRRLPADSYKKGIITHPDQVGGYPDYKGKAYKDSDNDGIPDAWEIKYGLNPKDASDANKDLNGDGYTNLEKYFNGIDPTKKTDWKKAENNIDTLAKSKGLLQ
- a CDS encoding DUF6298 domain-containing protein, which encodes MAQNTFPDIIKTKEGKLSFKADNQGNQIPDFSYAGYMASEKAIPNVENKIFVPKQEQDATQIIQAAIDYVSALKPNKSGFRGAVLLDKGTFKISGTLYIKTSGVVLRGSGNNENGTILLGTGLKRESVIRVLGVDDKKLGETFEFNTTYTPLGTQKIQLKNASKLKVSDEIIISKALTDNWIKELKMDDFGAETAWIGWKKNDWDISWNRVVTIINGNEVTLNAPLTMALDDVYGTSTATTYIWSGRIEHIGIENILMKSTFNASNPKDEEHRWQAISIENAKNIWVKQVNFKHFAGGAVSVLKSAQQITVEDCIATEPISEIAGFRRLTFYTEGQQTLFQRCYSENGYHDFAVGGFGTTGPNVFVQCESHLPFNNSGAIGSWATGVLFDIAYIDGNALSYNNREQNGRGAGWTAANSVIWETSASKIECYTPPTAQNWAFGVWGGIMAGYCHWKEVNGHINPRSLFYAQLANRLEKLPVDPHIYDLGSEPSSSPTVEVAMELTKNSVAEKQTLPEFIAEVSKANPINTNASGLKNANDLKINAIIADNKSKVITQNGWLTYEGKLIAGNRLSVPWWRGSLRDSDISKASPSVTRFVPGRIGTGLTDNIDEVVDYLNANNMVALEHNYGLWYERRMDDHERVRRFDADVWPPFYEQPFARSGQDLAWDQLSKYDLTKFNDWYWNRLALFANLAETNGQMLVNQQYFQHNIIEAGAHWSSSPWRSANNINSTGFPEPPPYAGDKRIFMAEQFYDVTNPVRRKLHQGFIRKSFENFQDNSNVIQLTSAEYTGPLHFMEFWLDEAQKWKTETGKKGIIGLSATKDVQDAILNDANRAKTVDAIDIRYWYYKEDGTAYAPQGGVNLAPRQHARKLKTGKETDDQVYRAVREYREKYPEKVILYSTDGSSRFGWSVLMAGGSLPNIPKIQLSAFYSAISGMKFVNGTTFSDAVWKLENKGKAYLFYAKNSQDVSIDLSEFKGDFEVYSINATTGSVLKNTNISGGKTVVIPASEVKEKVLFVVKKN
- a CDS encoding glycoside hydrolase family 140 protein — encoded protein: MNLKIKYLYTLCISLMFTAQSGFSQSKNLPKLKVSENQHYFVTEDGKPFFWLGDTGWLTFGKLDREGVVKYLEDRKAKGFNVVQVMVLHNVNAVNAYGDQALMNDNLSYQITSPGNDPNNAPEYDYWDHVDYTLEVAQKNGIYLAMVPVWGTNISSAKSNVTKADVEKYAKFLADRYKNKTNVIWLNGGDTYGDKFQDIWNALGSILKTSNPNQLVTFHPFGRTDSSENYHNASWLDFNMFQSGHRRYDQDSVKPFKEDNFKFVHRDWDLKPTKPTLDGEPSYEGIPHGLHDTLQPLWKASDVRRYGYWSVFAGAAGYTYGHNAVMQMFRKGDKPAYGNKILWNDAINAPGAGQMVHIKNLMLEFPYLERVPDQSLIANQGQKYDYQVATRGNDYALIYTYTGRKITVNMGKITGDKVTATWFDPRNGQKTKIGIFDNKGTKEFQPSGKKEDGNDWVLILQSIYPKI